A window of the Desulfovibrio oxyclinae DSM 11498 genome harbors these coding sequences:
- a CDS encoding P-II family nitrogen regulator, with product MKKVEIITRTFKLDDIKVALTDLGIQGMTVTEVKGFGRQGGHKEVYRGAEYQVDFVPKIKIEIIIDDAQVREVVEAARAAAFTGHVGDGKIFVYPVDEAVRIRTSETGDEAI from the coding sequence ATGAAGAAAGTGGAAATCATAACGCGAACGTTCAAGCTGGACGACATCAAGGTTGCCCTGACCGATCTGGGCATTCAGGGCATGACCGTCACCGAGGTCAAGGGCTTTGGAAGACAGGGCGGTCACAAGGAAGTGTATCGCGGGGCCGAGTATCAGGTGGATTTCGTCCCCAAGATCAAGATCGAGATAATCATCGACGATGCGCAGGTGCGCGAGGTGGTAGAGGCCGCAAGAGCCGCCGCCTTCACCGGACACGTCGGCGATGGGAAAATATTCGTCTACCCCGTCGATGAGGCAGTGCGGATCCGCACCTCCGAAACCGGCGACGAGGCCATCTAG
- a CDS encoding ammonium transporter, whose amino-acid sequence MNATDNAFIIICSALVMFMTPGLALFYGGLVRSKNVLSTIMHSFVLLGLASIVWAVVGYTLSFGSDIGGLIGGFDFAFLNGVGMTTEGSPADNLPHLTFMAFQCMFAVITPALISGAFAERMKFSGFLLFSTLWIVMVYAPMCHWVWGGGWMGEMGALDFAGGAVVHMSSAAAALACAVLLGKRKGYGKTAFIPHNLPMTVLGAGILWFGWFGFNAGSALAADGNAANAFVTTHMATAAALLSWLAAEWMHEGKPTTLGAASGAVAGLVAITPAAGFVNPMNAILIGLGAGVICYGGIMLKNKFGYDDSLDVVGIHGVGGTWGALATGIFATEGAKGLLYGNPGQLWIQFVSVVATWAFCFIMTLIIFKVVDAVVGLRASEEDEVRGLDVSLHSETGYQI is encoded by the coding sequence ATGAACGCAACGGACAATGCTTTTATCATCATCTGCTCGGCGCTGGTCATGTTCATGACGCCGGGTCTGGCACTTTTCTATGGCGGGCTGGTCAGGTCCAAAAACGTCCTGTCCACCATCATGCACAGTTTCGTGCTCCTGGGGCTGGCGTCCATCGTCTGGGCGGTGGTCGGCTACACCCTTTCCTTTGGCAGTGACATCGGCGGCCTTATCGGCGGATTCGACTTCGCCTTCCTCAACGGCGTCGGGATGACCACGGAGGGTTCACCGGCGGACAACCTGCCGCACCTGACCTTCATGGCGTTCCAGTGCATGTTTGCGGTCATCACGCCCGCGCTCATTTCTGGCGCGTTTGCCGAACGCATGAAATTTTCCGGATTCCTGCTCTTTTCCACGCTGTGGATCGTGATGGTGTACGCCCCCATGTGCCACTGGGTGTGGGGCGGCGGCTGGATGGGCGAAATGGGCGCGCTGGACTTCGCCGGCGGTGCCGTGGTGCACATGAGTTCCGCTGCAGCGGCTTTGGCCTGTGCTGTCCTGCTCGGCAAGCGCAAGGGATACGGCAAAACTGCCTTTATTCCTCACAACCTTCCCATGACCGTGCTCGGCGCGGGTATCCTGTGGTTCGGCTGGTTCGGCTTCAACGCCGGGTCCGCTCTTGCTGCGGACGGCAATGCTGCAAACGCATTTGTGACAACACACATGGCCACTGCCGCCGCGCTGCTCTCATGGCTTGCCGCGGAGTGGATGCATGAAGGCAAGCCCACCACGCTGGGCGCGGCTTCCGGCGCGGTCGCCGGACTGGTCGCCATCACCCCGGCGGCAGGCTTCGTGAACCCCATGAACGCCATCCTCATCGGCCTCGGCGCAGGCGTGATCTGCTACGGCGGCATCATGCTCAAGAACAAGTTCGGATACGACGATTCGCTGGACGTGGTGGGCATCCACGGCGTCGGCGGTACCTGGGGCGCGCTCGCCACGGGCATCTTCGCCACCGAAGGCGCCAAGGGCCTGCTTTACGGCAACCCCGGTCAGCTCTGGATACAGTTCGTTTCCGTCGTGGCCACCTGGGCCTTCTGCTTCATCATGACCCTGATCATCTTTAAGGTTGTCGATGCGGTCGTGGGACTTCGGGCGAGCGAAGAAGACGAAGTGCGCGGACTTGATGTTTCCCTGCACAGCGAAACCGGGTATCAGATCTAG